A window of the Zeugodacus cucurbitae isolate PBARC_wt_2022May chromosome 2, idZeuCucr1.2, whole genome shotgun sequence genome harbors these coding sequences:
- the LOC105214111 gene encoding 40S ribosomal protein S13 gives MGRMHAPGKGISQSALPYRRTVPSWLKLNAEDVKEHIKKLGKKGMTPSKIGIILRDSHGVAQVRFVNGNKILRIMKSVGLKPDIPEDLYHMIKKAVAIRKHLERNRKDKDGKFRLILVESRIHRLARYYKTKSVLPPNWKYESSTASALVA, from the exons ATGGGTCGTATGCACGCTCCTGG TAAGGGTATTTCCCAATCAGCGCTTCCCTACAGACGAACAGTGCCTTCATGGCTGAAATTGAATGCCGAGGATGTGAAAGAACACATCAAGAAATTGGGCAAAAAGGGTATGACCCCTTCCAAAATCG GTATCATTCTTCGTGATTCGCATGGTGTTGCTCAGGTGCGTTTCGTCAATGGTAACAAAATTCTGCGTATCATGAAATCTGTTGGTTTGAAACCCGACATCCCAGAGGATTTGTACCACATGATCAAGAAGGCCGTTGCTATCCGCAAGCATTTGGAGCGTAATCGCAAGGATAAGGATGGTAAATTCCGTTTGATTCTGGTTGAGTCAAGAATCCACCGTTTGGCCCGCTACTATAAGACAAAGAGTGTTCTGCCACCCAACTGGAAATACGAATCCAGCACCGCTTCGGCTTTGGTTGCCTAA
- the LOC105214110 gene encoding protein split ends produces the protein MTDDSGDSDIDPRPSCSQNRRSTRGNTNHGGGNCTESRKGKKRRIVMRIEFDDSGEDSSSASEVSGEDGQAVSGNNKAIPRRTRQNSRAIGVKIPTKNKESDDSEDIHRNNSQRLRNRRTNIILDGSDSDGSSSGSEINRSVKTRVTKSSKKIIISEDEQMHSSNEVDKDSKKQTEVATEAGFNSDSSSNELLEKCPICLLTFRQQEIGSPVTCAHNFCASCIEAWSKNVQTCPIDRIEFDRIIVRDNFENRRIVREINVDPNKISKELVLDDEADGDDEDVTYCEVCNSPEREDVMLLCDECNQGYHMDCLTPRLTQIPEGSWYCDNCFDPMTDSDNVSEDLNMLYEDIRDMGIPQAALRVTELQQPRILRTRQNERIRAAVLRTTRSRARIETTTTTTTSAGTGRGRGRPRNSTTTTTTTTTTRTTRPSTIRRKPSRRRRRRTRKRTYVVEYDLNNFDEKFAIKTTKKIIRRRRRKRRASARNSGRTNTGERMTASKRLAEQMGVKKDPTYTSHLSGTSAGLSLFGGANDLEYFSDSDNGGIEHEIQVETGHGTALQTSIRISNFGSQRARKGILLGRLQGNNRSSVLPDLPPQTAAPTSGDLLSSIMDMQDRWHNAARHMENVHISADGTLQLPSGGISNSNAIESNSSSANGDSNPGQTSRNPVSANEQQSHSPINPLEGVTQAPMYPRGGGNQNFGGGGGGNYNNRYSNNQNNYRGSGGGGQYRHSMGGSGGGDGNDGGRGNFNFNNQNLSNSNNSNQNQNFSPFSMRFNQRNNQRNNNQRNSLPFMHRNDDDRQQQQNQLQNTPNEGNNPFRNRLPPSQQQNISNENPLFGDLPPPVRGAPPPVVGPAPLMSAGPLGMSGPPPVSGLPSMAGPPPIMGPLSMTGPPPQAISMSGPPPPLAMHSPLQTMRPLMSVPPPPAPPPGVPMPWGTPLFQQLNNDYGNDDDDSNCPNCSVYSAESQEVAKSTEMHSQTQQDNEAAKEDDENEDLVQLDDDDEIPMPPETNPNESTTVKDSDLYEPENPTEENEDDDNDDDGTNEELKNTENSEINENDGIEKADRHDQNVEEIASPRPSQPDSTDHGDSQYDPEHEIISNEGSNMAVDNKKENSVDCSKSNNEPIDMEQKAGERQCSHSRTPSPTPSETKLPESDVGIANKKGVLELYDDSDWEELDIDKPKEYEKAAKVSDKSDIEDGPYEGEEDKVKERSKRNKSKGKEIDDKNEGDLDRSYTPCLDENNDPEESQENGQIDEVGTKSLNNSKDSNAQTAEGGKTPEVVASATANIETELISDDEDNARGSKKRRNSKKRDKRDKKVETFKKVSNKQKVRNYRTDKQQVGKYKDRHHSSRSRSRTRSISRSRSRTRSRSRIRSHSRSPRTAVSRSRSPHSGRSRSRSPRGRGRRRSRSRSLRSRSRSNNKENNWRQGSRYNNSQNKFQDRNKQQNQYRPKRREIPRYNVRNVVGIQRTFREGREVRDRYGRDTSRQLRNVSRSPSPRTRRLSGRSISRSRSRGRSVSPRRNRRGSFSISPSPQQMMRRQSTSPRQRYRSPRRNSFSPRRITPMRAHSRSPLRMRSRSLTPQRMGGRKVIRRVRDGSPLAQSAISRSPSPLHSLSASPRYTPRLHRSHSKTPSLRAIKGKKKKIKDKGKKKKKKRLPSISPETNLRISRQRDAFEVDRPPKKKRHHSPKQKSSLDEPTWSPSPSPAPLLDYERDNNVSWTPPLVSPRLVHEMHGIYEPEEHRSNSRSSKRDKRTKRIKKKKKGEKRREVRKDKRRTRRTQTPEPVPSKEVFASGNNILVSVSFNKDGVGNQPPSQTTVVTLPATREDLHTIRRNSIDCLTNSNAASKKKKKRKKLDAKPVAIIDLERSPFQVHQEPADVIVLTDSEEGVGGRDSEHEHGHEHEHDRRRENHRERRRSQSIAEDMEHHRSQMSNGIRTSSQLDKTPPLERERLDTILEESYDLPQTGPKTPPEPPTVKFNIASKKQTKVRNNPLHDEAELNSESEMAEVREPDTHRSELEQMHVQSSQKIGPNTPPESGPCSPDAYDPFDPTKSPSMSPRSPSPAPLNSSQASIGMDSSVEVVSSQKHLADERLTNERTASQISGASGGMTAQGSTLNPVELVMKLMNTKQNSSQDLNKSNDSQYNTATHMHGTGMGNPHDDKIDEAMGLTVISNVLLSNGSAQGGSQHIPVISSPTPMIKSNQISKLPLPKVGSSVGSSSGAGMTSSNSNARNGGLDEPVNLTEMESPYSPGSADYEDLFEPPPDSSGAVPRRSKRGANNANAMGKVDVFDNLFGSTSPVGHARVPKKFKAIVTSSTKKAKIKVTKTDDHVKVYDDVPNSAVELQVKDKFLRKLNRQERVVEEVKLVLKPRFNKKQITKDDYKEIMRRAVPKICHSRSGEINPHKIKNLIDAYVRKFRAKHKKLNLLNTGQVSSAVKCAAYLKKL, from the exons ATGACCGACGATTCTGGTGATAGTGATATTGACCCACGTCCTTCGTGTAGCCAAAATCGACGTAGTACTCGAGGAAATACCAACCATGGTGGTGGTAATTGTACTGAAAGTAGGAAGGGAAAAAAACGTCGCATCGTCATGCGCATCGAATTTGATGACAGTGGCGAAGATAGTTCTTCGGCTTCAGAAGTGTCGGGCGAAGATGGACAAGCAGTAAGCGGTAACAATAAAGCTATACCGCGAAGAACTCGTCAAAATAGTAGAGCAATTGGAGTAAAAATACCTACTAAAAATAAAGAGTCCGATGATTCGGAAGatattcatagaaataattcgCAGCGTCTTCGTAACAGGcgtacaaatataattttggatGGTAGCGATTCGGATGGGTCTTCAAGTGGTAGTGAG ATAAACCGTTCGGTAAAAACACGTGTAACGAAATCgtcgaaaaaaattatcatcTCCGAAGATGAACAAATGCATTCGTCGAATGAAGTGGATAAAGACAGCAAAAAACAAACCGAGGTAGCCACCGAGGCTGGTTTCAATTCGGACAGTAGCAGCAATGAATTGCTAGAGAAATGTCCAATTTGTCTCTTAACTTTTCGACAACAAGAAATCGGTTCGCCGGTAACATGTGCACACAATTTTTGCGCCAGCTGTATTGAGGCTTGGTCGAAGAATGTGCAAACTTGTCCAATCGATCGTATCGAATTCGATCGTATTATCGTGCGggataattttgaaaatcgtaGAATCGTGCGCGAGATTAACGTAGATCCCAATAAGATTAGTAAAGAACTGGTGTTGGATGATGAGGCGGATGGCGACGATGAAGATGTGACTTATTGTGAGGTCTGCAATAGTCCAGAACGAGAAGATGTAATGCTGTTGTGCGATGAGTGCAATCAAGGTTATCATATGGATTGTCTCACACCACGCCTAACGCAAATTCCGGAAGGTTCATGGTATTGCGACAACTGTTTTGATCCCATGACGGATAGTGACAACGTGTCAGAGGATTTAAATATGCTTTACGAAGATATACGCGACATGGGCATACCGCAAGCGGCACTACGCGTAACTGAATTGCAGCAGCCACGCATTTTGCGGACGCGTCAAAATGAACGTATACGAGCGGCAGTTCTACGCACAACACGCAGTCGCGCACGCATCGAAACGaccacaacgacaacaacaagcgcCGGAACTGGTCGCGGTCGTGGAAGGCCCCGAAACAGCACGACCACCACCACTACGACCACAACCACTCGCACCACAAGACCATCGACAATACGTCGTAAGCCTAGCAGGCGTCGTCGTCGCCGCACGCGCAAGCGTACATATGTTGTTGAatatgatttaaataattttgatgagAAATTTGCTATTAAAACCAcaaagaaaattattagaagACGTCGCCGCAAGCGCAGAGCATCAGCGCGCAATTCAGGACGCACCAATACAGGAGAACGCATGACCGCCAGCAAACGCTTGGCAGAGCAGATGGGCGTTAAGAAAGACCCCACATATACTTCCCACCTGTCTGGCACATCAGCGGGACTATCGTTGTTTGGAGGTGCCAATGATTTGGAGTACTTTTCGGATAGCGATAATGGGGGCATTGAGCATGAGATTCAAGTAGAGACGGGACATGGCACCGCATTGCAAACTTCTATTCGCATATCAAACTTTGGGTCGCAACGAGCACGTAAAGGCATTCTCTTGGGCCGCCTGCAAGGCAATAACAGGAGTAGTGTGCTGCCAGATTTGCCACCACAAACTGCAGCGCCTACAAGTGGCGATCTATTATCGAGCATTATGGATATGCAAGATCGTTGGCATAATGCGGCAAGACACATGGAAAATGTGCACATTAGTGCTGATGGTACTTTGCAACTGCCAAGTGGTGGTATTAGCAATAGTAACGCTATCGAAAGCAACAGTTCCAGTGCCAATGGTGATTCAAATCCGGGACAAACGTCGCGTAATCCAGTAAGTGCCAATGAGCAACAGTCGCATTCACCTATTAACCCACTTGAGGGGGTCACACAAGCGCCGATGTATCCACGTGGTGGCGGAAATCAAAACttcggcggtggtggtggtggtaacTACAATAATCGATACAGTAACAATCAGAACAATTATCGCGGTAGTGGTGGAGGCGGCCAATATAGACACTCAATGGGTGGTAGTGGTGGAGGCGACGGCAACGATGGCGGTCgtggaaatttcaattttaacaaTCAAAATTtgagcaatagcaacaactcgAATCAGAACCAAAATTTCTCACCATTCTCGATGCGATTCAATCAACGAAATAATCAGCGCAACAATAATCAACGCAACTCTTTGCCATTTATGCATCGAAATGACGACgatcgacagcaacaacaaaaccaattaCAAAACACACCCAATGAAGGTAATAATCCCTTTAGAAATAGACTCCCACCATCGCAACAGCAGAATATATCAaatgaaaatccgctttttggTGATCTACCGCCACCGGTGAGAGGCGCGCCACCACCTGTTGTTGGCCCCGCACCACTAATGTCCGCCGGTCCGTTGGGCATGTCCGGCCCACCACCTGTGTCTGGACTACCGTCAATGGCTGGTCCCCCTCCCATTATGGGACCGTTATCAATGACAGGTCCGCCACCACAAGCAATTTCTATGAGTGGTCCGCCGCCTCCACTAGCAATGCATTCGCCACTGCAAACCATGCGACCGTTGATGTCAGTGCCACCACCGCCTGCGCCGCCACCAGGTGTACCTATGCCTTGGGGCACACCACTATTCCAACAACTAAATAATGATTATGGAAATGACGACGATGACTCCAATTGTCCGAACTGTTCCGTATACTCAGCCGAATCCCAAGAAGTTGCCAAATCAACAGAAATGCATTCACAAACACAGCAGGACAACGAAGCAGCTAAg GAAGACGATGAAAATGAAGATTTAGTACAAttagatgatgatgatgaaataCCAATGCCACCAGAAACTAATCCAAATGAATCAACTACCGTGAAAGATTCTGACTTGTATGAGCCAGAAAATCCTACAGAAGAAAATGAGGATGATGACAATGACGATGATGGTACCAACGAAGAGCttaaaaacacagaaaacagtGAAATCAATGAAAATGATGGAATTGAAAAGGCAGATAGGCACGACCAGAATGTGGAAGAAATTGCTTCTCCACGCCCTAGTCAGCCTGATAGCACAGATCATGGCGACTCACAATATGATCcagaacatgaaattatatccAACGAGGGTTCTAATATGGCGGTGgataataaaaaggaaaattcgGTTGATTGTAGTAAAAGTAATAATGAGCCAATTGATATGGAGCAGAAAGCTGGTGAAAGGCAATGCTCTCACTCACGTACGCCTAGCCCAACACCTTCCGAGACGAAATTACCCGAAAGTGATGTGGGTATTGCGAATAAGAAAGGCGTATTAGAATTATACGATGACAGTGATTGGGAAGAACTAGATATTGATAAACCAAAGGAGTATGAGAAAGCAGCAAAAGTGTCAGATAAATCAGACATAGAAGATGGTCCGTATGAAGGCGAAGAAGATAAAGTTAAAGAACGCAGTAAAAGGAATAAGAGTAAGGGTAAAGAAATAGATGATAAAAACGAAGGCGACCTTGATCGTTCTTACACACCATGTCTGGATGAGAATAATGATCCAGAAGAAAGTCAAGAAAATGGACAAATAGATGAGGTGGGCACAAAATCGCTAAATAACTCCAAGGATTCTAATGCGCAGACCGCAGAAGGCGGTAAAACGCCCGAGGTAGTTGCTAGTGCAACTGCCAATATTGAAACCGAACTAATCTCTGACGACGAGGACAATGCACGCGGCTCGAAAAAGCGAAGAAATAGCAAGAAGCGCGATAAACGTGACAAAAAAGTTGAGACATTCAAGAAAGTGAGCAATAAACAAAAGGTACGCAATTACCGCACCGATAAGCAACAAGTAGGTAAATATAAAGATCGACATCACTCGTCAAGATCACGTTCTCGTACTCGATCTATCTCAAGAAGTCGCTCTCGTACGCGGAGTCGCAGCCGCATACGTAGTCATTCACGATCCCCACGTACTGCCGTAAGTCGATCGCGTTCACCCCACTCAGGTAGATCGCGTTCACGGTCACCACGAGGTCGTGGGCGTAGGCGTTCACGCTCCCGTTCATTACGTTCACGCAGCCGATCCAATAACAAGGAGAACAATTGGCGCCAAGGTAGTCGTTATAATAATAgccaaaataaatttcaagatcGAAATAAACAACAGAATCAATATCGTCCGAAACGTAGAGAAATTCCCCGTTATAATGTACGTAACGTTGTGGGTATTCAACGTACCTTTAGAGAAGGTAGAGAGGTCAGAGATCGTTACGGACGCGATACGAGTCGTCAATTGCGTAATGTTAGCAGATCACCGAGTCCGCGAACTCGTAGATTAAGTGGTAGGTCAATCTCTAGATCACGCTCACGTGGACGATCAGTTTCACCACGCCGAAATCGACGTGGTAGTTTTAGCATATCACCAAGCCCACAACAAATGATGCGTCGCCAGTCGACCTCTCCCAGACAACGTTACCGTTCACCCCGTCGAAACTCTTTCTCACCACGCAGAATTACTCCAATGCGTGCACATTCACGAAGTCCACTGCGCATGCGTTCACGATCGCTTACGCCGCAACGCATGGGCGGTAGAAAGGTTATAAGGCGAGTACGTGATGGTTCACCACTGGCTCAATCAGCCATCTCCCGTTCACCATCTCCATTACATTCACTATCTGCATCACCCAGATATACACCACGGTTGCATAGAAGCCACTCAAAAACACCGAGTTTACGCGCAATTAAGGGTAAAAAGAAGAAGATTAAAGACAAGggtaagaagaagaaaaagaagcgTCTGCCAAGCATTAGTCCCGAGACCAACTTACGTATTTCACGTCAACGTGATGCATTCGAAGTTGATCGGCCGCCAAAGAAAAAACGTCATCATTCACCAAAGCAAAAGTCATCATTGGATGAACCCACGTGGTCGCCTTCACCCAGTCCGGCGCCGTTACTCGACTACGAACGCGACAACAATGTATCATGGACGCCGCCATTGGTTTCGCCACGTCTTGTTCACGAAATGCATGGCATCTATGAGCCAGAAGAACATCGCAGCAATTCTCGATCCAGTAAACGTGACAAGCGAACAAAACGtattaaaaagaagaagaagggtGAGAAACGGCGTGAAGTGCGCAAAGATAAGCGACGCACACGACGAACCCAAACACCAGAACCAGTACCATCGAAGGAGGTTTTTGCCTCTGGCAACAATATTCTCGTAAGCGTAAGTTTTAATAAAGATGGAGTTGGAAATCAGCCGCCATCGCAGACTACAGTTGTTACATTGCCGGCGACGCGAGAAGATTTACACACCATTCGACGAAATTCTATTGATTGCCTGACGAACTCGAATGCTGCTagtaaaaagaagaagaagcgtaAGAAGCTCGATGCAAAGCCTGTCGCTATTATCGATCTGGAGCGGTCACCGTTCCAAGTGCATCAGGAACCGGCTGATGTTATTGTGCTTACCGACAGCGAGGAGGGTGTCGGCGGACGTGATAGTGAGCACGAGCATGGGCACGAACATGAACACGATCGGCGACGCGAAAATCATCGCGAGCGCCGCCGTAGCCAATCAATTGCCGAAGATATGGAACATCATCGCTCACAAATGAGTAACGGCATACGCACGTCATCGCAGTTGGACAAAACTCCGCCATTGGAACGAGAACGGCTTGATACCATATTGGAGGAATCCTACGATTTGCCACAGACAGGACCAAAGACACCACCTGAACCTCCAACTGTTAAATTCAACATAGCCTCTAAAAAGCAAACTAAAGTACGTAATAATCCTCTACATGATGAAGCGGAACTAAATTCGGAATCGGAAATGGCTGAAGTACGTGAACCGGACACTCATCGTTCGGAGCTGGAACAAATGCATGTACAAAGTAGTCAAAAAATAGGTCCGAATACACCACCTGAGTCTGGTCCTTGCTCACCAGATGCTTACGATCCCTTCGATCCTACGAAATCGCCATCTATGTCACCACGCTCGCCATCTCCCGCACCTTTGAACAGCTCGCAAGCTTCAATTGGCATGGATAGCAGCGTTGAAGTGGTATCCTCGCAAAAGCACCTTGCCGACGAACGGCTAACAAACGAGCGTACGGCTTCTCAAATTTCTGGCGCCAGCGGTGGGATGACTGCCCAAGGTTCCACACTTAATCCCGTTGAACTAGTAATGAAGCTAATGAATACAAAACAGAATAGCTCACAGGACCTGAACAAGTCGAATGACTCACAATACAACACTGCGACACACATGCACGGCACTGGCATGGGCAATCCGCACGATGACAAGATCGATGAGGCGATGGGCCTTACTGTGATATCAAATGTGCTGTTGTCAAACGGCAGTGCACAAGGCGGCTCACAACACATACCAGTAATTTCAAGTCCCACTCCAATGATCAAGAGtaatcaaatatcaaaattaccACTACCCAAAGTGGGCAGCAGTGTGGGTAGTAGCAGCGGCGCTGGCATGACATCGTCGAATTCGAATGCACGGAATGGCGGCTTGGATGAGCCGGTAAATCTTACTGAAATGGAAAGTCCCTATTCGCCCGGTTCCGCCGACTATGAGGATCTCTTCGAACCGCCACCAGACAGTTCGGGCGCTGTACCACGTCGCTCTAAGCGTGGTGCGAATAATGCGAATGCCATGGGAAAAGTAGAcgtttttgataatttatttggCAGCACCTCACCCGTGGGGCATGCACGTGTGCCGAAGAAATTCAAAGCAATTGTCACTAGTAGCACGAAGAAAGCTAAAATTAAAG